One Branchiostoma floridae strain S238N-H82 unplaced genomic scaffold, Bfl_VNyyK Sc7u5tJ_1560, whole genome shotgun sequence genomic region harbors:
- the LOC118408162 gene encoding zinc finger protein 248-like, giving the protein MAKHTGDKPLLCGECGYRTTDMAFLTIHMRKHTGKGNLDQHVVRHNGEKPYMCGECGFRTAFKSSLATHMKRHTGVKPYKCDQCDYSAAEKSTLGQHMTRHTGEKPYMCGECGYRTVTRYSLTVHMRTHTDNRHFRTKESDVTTCSQNALPKSTQ; this is encoded by the exons atggctaaacacaccggagacaAGCCTCTcttgtgtggagagtgtgggtacaggacgactGACATGGCTTTCTTAACCATacacatgagaaaacacactggc AAAGGCAACTTAGACCAACACGTGGTTAGACACaacggagaaaaaccctacatgtgtggggagtgcgggttcaGGACGGCTTTCAAGTCTTCCTTAGCCACACACATGAAaagacatacaggtgtgaaaccttataaatgtgaccagtgcgactattcagCTGCAGAGAAATCCACGTTAGGCCAACACATGACTAGACACACCGGCGAAaagccatacatgtgtggggaatgcggatacaggacggttACCAGGTATTCCTTAACCGtgcacatgagaacacatactg ATAACAGACATTTTCGTACAAAGGAGAGTGATGTCACGACCTGTAGCCAAAATGCCCTACCAAAGAGCACACAGTAG
- the LOC118408163 gene encoding nuclear pore complex protein Nup205-like, with amino-acid sequence MSIPTPAEYGEYLETDEQLVDLALDNNVFLYLSQAVIATDTFHTEEFYVRRLHTLVTDFLVLMPLKVKELRSHGDEEARILALAAAEGVEPPTDIRRGFEHLMTLVRLGILLDCSYNQVFVPKTIFW; translated from the exons ATGTCTATCCCCACACCTGCAGAGTATGGCGAGTATCTTGAGACAGATGAACAGCTGGTAGACTTGGCCCTGGACAACAATGTCTTCCTGTACCTGAGTCAGGCTGTCATCGCTACAGACACCTTCCACACAGAG gaATTCTACGTGCGGCGTTTGCACACCTTGGTGACAGACTTCCTGGTGCTGATGCCGCTGAAGGTGAAGGAGCTGCGTAGTCATGGCGACGAGGAGGCGCGTATCCTAGCGCTAGCCGCGGCGGAGGGTGTGGAACCTCCCACAGACATCAGGAGGGGGTTCGAACATCTCATGACACTGGTGAGGCTGGGCATTCTTCTGGACTGTTCTtacaaccaagtgtttgtacCTAAGACAAtattttggtga